A part of Saccharomonospora amisosensis genomic DNA contains:
- a CDS encoding polysaccharide biosynthesis tyrosine autokinase has translation MTLHDYLQVARERWKTILVGLLLGIATAATLTWTMVPQYSAQATIYISSHATGDLTDAYQGNRLSADKVKSYTQLLTSHRIGQDVVNRLGLDVPADEVAGQLSSSSEPETVLLSVQATDPSPARARDLANAAAGSFTGLVGQLERPAGGGPPTVTAQVVESARIPAGPVSPRPVLNIAVGVLLGLLGGYGGAMVRHLLDTSIKSQQVLAKITDAPHLGNVAFDPEVPKRPLTVHTDPQSPRSEEFRKIRTNLQFVDVDSPNKAIVVTSAIPDEGKTTTLCNIAIAVAQAGSRVLVVETDLRRPRAAHYLGVEGAVGITSVLSGRVSLSDAVQPWNFNMLDVLASGPIPPNPSELLASQQMSTLLKELRSRYDFIIFDAPPLLPVTDAAVLGTQCDGALIVARHGKTTTNQVKAAVSALEAASVRTLGTVLTMVPQPKSTSYYHYYYYSEERRPAASRPAQRSAATDTGQTTTNGHGEQPRQQQPLPVPEQGWRHERHRVR, from the coding sequence TTGACCCTGCACGACTATTTGCAGGTTGCACGCGAACGCTGGAAAACCATCCTGGTGGGCCTGCTGCTCGGCATCGCCACGGCCGCGACCCTCACCTGGACCATGGTGCCGCAGTACTCCGCGCAGGCGACGATCTATATCTCCTCGCACGCGACCGGCGATCTGACCGATGCCTATCAAGGCAACCGCCTGTCCGCCGACAAGGTCAAGTCGTACACCCAACTACTCACCAGCCACAGGATCGGCCAGGACGTCGTCAACCGACTTGGCCTTGACGTCCCGGCCGACGAGGTGGCCGGGCAACTGAGCTCCTCGTCCGAGCCGGAAACGGTGCTGCTGAGCGTGCAGGCGACCGATCCCTCGCCAGCACGGGCACGCGACCTCGCCAACGCCGCGGCGGGCTCGTTCACCGGACTGGTCGGCCAACTCGAGCGCCCCGCCGGTGGCGGGCCACCGACCGTGACAGCGCAAGTCGTCGAATCCGCTCGCATCCCGGCAGGGCCGGTCAGCCCGCGACCCGTACTGAACATCGCCGTCGGTGTCCTCCTCGGCCTGCTCGGTGGCTACGGCGGCGCCATGGTCAGGCACCTGCTGGACACCAGCATCAAGTCCCAACAGGTCCTCGCGAAGATCACCGACGCACCTCACCTCGGGAATGTCGCGTTCGACCCCGAGGTCCCCAAACGCCCGCTGACCGTGCACACCGACCCGCAGTCGCCACGCAGCGAAGAGTTCCGGAAGATCAGGACCAACCTGCAGTTCGTGGACGTGGACAGCCCGAACAAGGCCATCGTGGTGACAAGCGCCATCCCCGACGAGGGCAAGACCACCACGCTGTGCAATATCGCCATCGCGGTGGCGCAGGCGGGCAGCAGGGTGCTGGTGGTCGAGACCGATCTGCGGCGTCCGCGAGCGGCACACTATCTCGGCGTCGAGGGGGCCGTCGGTATCACCAGTGTGCTTTCCGGGCGCGTTTCGCTAAGCGACGCCGTGCAGCCGTGGAACTTCAACATGCTCGACGTACTCGCCAGCGGCCCGATCCCGCCGAACCCGAGCGAGCTTCTCGCGTCGCAGCAGATGAGTACCTTACTCAAGGAGCTTCGTAGCAGGTACGACTTCATCATCTTCGACGCACCGCCGCTGCTTCCGGTGACCGACGCGGCGGTGCTGGGCACGCAATGCGACGGGGCCCTGATCGTCGCCCGGCACGGTAAGACGACGACGAACCAGGTGAAAGCCGCGGTTTCCGCGCTGGAAGCCGCCTCCGTACGAACGCTCGGCACGGTTCTCACCATGGTTCCGCAACCGAAATCGACGTCCTACTACCACTATTACTACTACTCGGAGGAGCGGCGGCCCGCGGCGTCCCGTCCGGCACAGCGCAGCGCCGCCACCGACACCGGGCAGACCACCACGAACGGCCATGGTGAACAGCCGAGACAACAGCAACCCCTCCCGGTTCCGGAACAAGGCTGGCGACACGAAAGGCACCGCGTCCGGTGA
- a CDS encoding arsenate reductase/protein-tyrosine-phosphatase family protein yields MTTSHTGQNFRILFVCTGNICRSPFAQFLTDSLIKARLRPVDADRFVVGSAGIEALPGARIDVLAHAELARRGLAGSAAEFRARRLQPETAANADLVLTADRDHRSAVVHLAPSALRKTFCIREFARHIRDIPPVGLPPHPVDRATRLVALAAQRRGAVCYATEHDDTIPDPRGRSAAVHRSMAETIASAITPFVGRLAEPVMETPARETV; encoded by the coding sequence ATGACCACCAGCCATACCGGCCAGAACTTTCGAATACTCTTCGTCTGCACCGGAAACATCTGCAGATCACCGTTCGCGCAGTTCCTCACGGACAGCCTTATCAAGGCCAGGCTCCGCCCCGTCGACGCCGATCGGTTCGTCGTCGGCAGCGCCGGAATCGAGGCGCTGCCCGGTGCGCGAATCGATGTCCTGGCACACGCCGAACTCGCCAGGCGTGGCCTGGCCGGGTCAGCGGCGGAGTTCAGGGCACGGCGGCTACAGCCGGAAACGGCGGCGAACGCGGACCTGGTGCTGACGGCCGACCGTGATCATCGTTCGGCGGTCGTCCATCTCGCGCCTTCGGCTCTGCGCAAGACCTTCTGCATCCGCGAGTTCGCCAGGCATATCCGCGACATCCCCCCGGTCGGGCTTCCCCCACACCCGGTGGATCGAGCGACGCGGCTGGTCGCGCTGGCGGCCCAGCGTCGCGGTGCGGTCTGCTATGCCACCGAGCACGACGACACGATTCCCGATCCTCGCGGCCGCTCGGCCGCCGTTCATCGCAGCATGGCCGAGACCATCGCAAGCGCCATAACACCATTCGTAGGAAGGTTGGCCGAACCTGTTATGGAAACGCCAGCGCGGGAAACCGTGTGA